A region from the Oceanidesulfovibrio marinus genome encodes:
- a CDS encoding GNAT family N-acetyltransferase, whose protein sequence is MSTLELTVIDSTEGLQALEAPWRRLLASCPVNDLFLEPDWLILWCRHFSTPGMLRVLAFHDNGELVGLAPFKLSGRVFRVLSFAGLPQSDRLDIIAAPDREDEVIHATAKWLAGSREWDMLFLRAFGVFSQNPELLRDALHAAGRKARLEEDSVYPFLDIAHDANEGVPSHFTSKRTREFRRCRRRIGELAPASAFRKFTALDDDLAGMMGDINLNRSLKAERGETHFDRPESLAFLREASDLYARSGRLRVYGYAEEPRLLSYVLCFVAGRRMLAYITSFDKEYAAYGLGGLTILDAIHSAWEAGMEEFDFMEGGERYKYRFTETERASRRLICYNATARGGLLRLMMTCKPALQRMLQEHCVMGAPLRMVRRIYQKIIS, encoded by the coding sequence ATGAGCACGCTGGAACTGACTGTCATCGACTCCACCGAGGGGCTGCAGGCCCTGGAAGCGCCGTGGCGGCGGTTGTTGGCGAGCTGCCCGGTCAACGACCTCTTCCTGGAGCCTGACTGGCTGATCCTCTGGTGTCGCCATTTCTCGACTCCGGGCATGCTGCGCGTGCTGGCCTTCCACGACAACGGCGAGCTCGTTGGCCTTGCGCCGTTCAAGCTATCCGGGCGGGTGTTCCGCGTCCTCAGCTTTGCCGGCCTGCCGCAGTCCGACCGGCTGGACATCATTGCCGCGCCGGACCGGGAGGACGAGGTCATACACGCCACGGCGAAGTGGCTGGCTGGCTCCAGGGAATGGGACATGCTCTTCCTGCGCGCCTTCGGCGTGTTCTCCCAAAACCCAGAGCTCTTGCGCGACGCGTTGCACGCCGCCGGACGAAAGGCGCGCCTGGAGGAGGACTCCGTCTATCCGTTTCTGGACATTGCGCACGACGCGAACGAGGGAGTCCCATCCCACTTCACCAGCAAACGCACCCGGGAGTTCCGGCGCTGCCGCCGACGCATCGGCGAACTCGCTCCGGCCAGCGCGTTCCGCAAGTTCACGGCCCTGGACGACGACCTGGCCGGGATGATGGGCGACATCAACCTGAACAGAAGCCTCAAGGCGGAGCGCGGGGAGACGCATTTTGATCGGCCCGAGAGCCTGGCCTTCCTGCGCGAGGCGTCGGACCTGTATGCGCGGTCGGGCCGCCTTCGCGTATACGGATATGCGGAAGAGCCGCGGCTTCTTTCCTATGTGCTCTGCTTCGTCGCCGGCCGGCGCATGCTGGCGTACATAACCAGCTTCGACAAGGAGTACGCGGCATACGGCCTCGGCGGTCTGACCATTCTGGACGCCATCCACTCCGCCTGGGAAGCCGGCATGGAGGAGTTCGACTTCATGGAAGGTGGTGAGCGGTACAAGTACCGCTTTACCGAGACGGAACGTGCCAGCCGGCGGTTGATATGCTACAACGCCACGGCAAGAGGCGGCTTGCTGCGTCTGATGATGACCTGCAAACCAGCGCTGCAACGGATGCTGCAGGAGCACTGCGTGATGGGCGCGCCGCTGCGCATGGTCCGGCGCATCTACCAGAAGATCATTTCCTGA
- a CDS encoding glycosyltransferase family 2 protein, whose protein sequence is MTPKTGQTEGASQTPASADDAAAPTLSVVIRTRNRAEMLRRTIESIQQQQDAPAYEIVVVDNNSADHTAQTVRELAEESAVPVRYVHEPVEGLVPPLERGIAESRAPLIAFCDDDQTAAPDWLRELMAARQATGADYIGGSILLELPPGSARPGPVARYMLGEHAFEGPARKLEDKAVPSLGNMLIARELLRAVGPFDPQSFCGGEDTDYTARVRRAGHGVFIAPAAVVFHIIPPHRLHKDYLCWVSRRWGSNLARRDAPGGGFRLAALAVARLGQALCLRLPRLIVCRVRGNAMAAADAEYLLHRAWSYARSSLTRLWPGLFPQPRFHASLEISAESRFTRAASGAAS, encoded by the coding sequence ATGACGCCGAAGACCGGCCAGACGGAAGGCGCTTCCCAGACGCCGGCTTCCGCGGACGACGCCGCAGCGCCCACACTCAGCGTGGTCATCCGGACACGCAACCGCGCCGAGATGCTGCGCCGCACCATTGAGAGTATCCAACAGCAGCAGGATGCGCCGGCCTACGAGATCGTCGTGGTGGATAACAACTCCGCGGACCACACCGCGCAGACGGTCCGGGAGCTCGCCGAGGAGTCCGCCGTGCCCGTCCGCTATGTCCACGAACCGGTGGAGGGGCTGGTGCCGCCGTTGGAGCGCGGCATTGCCGAGTCGCGCGCGCCGCTCATCGCCTTTTGCGACGACGACCAGACCGCGGCTCCGGACTGGCTGCGCGAGCTCATGGCCGCACGCCAGGCCACCGGGGCCGACTACATCGGCGGCTCCATCCTGCTGGAGCTCCCGCCCGGCAGCGCCAGGCCCGGTCCGGTGGCGCGGTACATGTTGGGCGAGCACGCCTTTGAGGGACCGGCCCGAAAGCTGGAGGACAAGGCGGTCCCGTCCCTTGGCAACATGCTCATCGCGCGCGAGCTCCTGCGCGCTGTGGGTCCCTTTGATCCGCAATCCTTCTGCGGCGGCGAGGACACGGACTACACAGCCAGGGTCCGCCGCGCCGGCCACGGCGTGTTCATCGCTCCGGCCGCCGTGGTCTTTCATATCATTCCACCGCACCGGCTGCACAAAGACTATCTCTGCTGGGTTTCCCGGCGCTGGGGCAGCAACCTCGCCCGGCGGGACGCCCCAGGAGGCGGGTTCAGGCTGGCCGCTCTGGCCGTCGCCCGGCTGGGTCAGGCCCTGTGCCTGCGGCTCCCGCGTCTGATTGTGTGCAGAGTGCGGGGCAACGCCATGGCCGCGGCCGACGCCGAGTATCTCCTGCACCGCGCCTGGAGCTATGCCCGCAGCAGCCTTACCCGGCTCTGGCCCGGCCTCTTTCCCCAGCCGCGGTTCCATGCCTCGCTGGAGATCTCGGCCGAGAGCCGCTTCACCCGAGCGGCGTCCGGGGCCGCCTCATGA
- a CDS encoding O-antigen ligase family protein, with the protein MNTPRTGTPSSMHIRDHLDLFSIVALGVIFYLATPYWFSWTRDYYNVAFHLDGAQFDYMKAVLEGSIYRRVGLLCLALYGVDCLIRGHYRLRMRDWLGHLCILFMVWATASLLWSESSGLVLRKIIILWCLAIGAFGVATRMNLTRLLTTMLILSAGTMLLSLAAELYYGNFDPFTSSYRFAGVMHPVIQGWNCGLLLLTAFALLSCGYRPRRWLILLALCGLAGILLTKSRWPLATGLIGVFTISHFTWSLRSRAAVVLWLAAAGCVVLLFYFNDPSVPFRKALSMGRGDEALLGAGTLSGRTHLWSLVINLWQDKPFLGYGYNAFQIPSILNYLNARMSWLPTNCHSAYLQMLLGLGAVGLIVFLGIFLLAVRKALYLARRHPLESFSFGLLVSLVANMLIEAPVITDPSLMTFTAYVIIIRLAFLSDSTDEIRSGA; encoded by the coding sequence GTGAACACACCCCGGACCGGCACGCCGTCTTCCATGCACATCCGAGACCACCTGGATCTGTTCTCCATCGTCGCCCTGGGCGTCATTTTCTACCTTGCCACGCCGTACTGGTTCTCGTGGACCCGGGACTACTACAACGTCGCCTTCCATCTGGACGGCGCGCAGTTCGATTACATGAAGGCAGTCCTCGAAGGGAGCATCTACCGCCGTGTCGGCCTGCTCTGTCTGGCGCTTTACGGGGTAGATTGCCTGATCCGCGGCCACTACCGCCTGCGCATGCGGGACTGGCTGGGCCACCTCTGCATCCTCTTCATGGTCTGGGCCACGGCCAGTCTGCTGTGGTCGGAATCCTCCGGGCTGGTCCTGCGCAAGATCATCATCCTCTGGTGCCTCGCCATCGGTGCCTTTGGCGTGGCCACCCGGATGAATCTCACCAGGCTGCTCACCACCATGCTCATCCTCTCGGCCGGCACCATGCTTCTCTCCCTGGCCGCCGAGCTGTACTACGGCAACTTCGACCCCTTCACGTCCAGCTACCGCTTCGCCGGCGTCATGCACCCGGTTATCCAGGGCTGGAACTGCGGCCTGCTGCTGCTCACCGCCTTTGCCCTGCTCTCCTGCGGCTACCGGCCCAGGCGCTGGCTCATCCTGCTGGCCCTGTGCGGCCTTGCCGGCATCCTGCTCACCAAGAGCCGCTGGCCCCTGGCCACGGGCCTCATCGGCGTGTTCACCATCTCCCACTTCACATGGTCTCTGCGCAGCCGCGCCGCCGTGGTGCTCTGGCTCGCCGCCGCCGGCTGCGTGGTGCTGCTCTTCTACTTCAACGATCCCAGCGTTCCGTTCCGGAAGGCGCTGTCCATGGGCCGCGGCGATGAAGCGTTGCTGGGCGCCGGCACCCTGAGCGGCCGCACCCATCTCTGGTCCCTGGTCATCAACCTGTGGCAGGACAAACCGTTTCTGGGCTACGGCTACAACGCCTTCCAGATCCCATCCATCCTCAACTACCTCAACGCCCGCATGAGCTGGCTGCCCACCAACTGCCACAGCGCCTACCTGCAGATGCTCCTGGGCCTGGGCGCCGTGGGCCTTATCGTCTTCCTGGGCATATTCCTGCTCGCCGTGCGCAAGGCGCTGTACTTGGCGCGGCGTCATCCGCTGGAATCGTTCAGCTTCGGCCTGCTCGTCAGCCTCGTGGCCAACATGCTCATCGAGGCCCCCGTAATCACGGACCCGTCCCTGATGACCTTCACCGCCTACGTCATCATCATCCGGCTGGCTTTCCTCAGCGACAGCACGGACGAGATACGGAGCGGCGCATGA
- a CDS encoding right-handed parallel beta-helix repeat-containing protein, whose translation MLRVSCRIIFLVVLLLLLPAGVCAAAEYHVDNRDPGADDKGVCSAGKPCRTITAAVQRAQAGDTVLIHEGEYREALDLPRSGNSPDTPIRIAAAEGEKVVVKGSDRVTGWQPAGNGVWKRPGWPVNSQQVFVDGVQLAQIGAASPFHTLVNNGHVFLPPIGDGPGDLVERSFFYDASSKTLYIRLAPGADPNAQLVEASVRPFVLIPRERSFIVLDGLEFAHSNLTSLGIYGSMVNAWGTGWLVSNCTFRQSDFSGLAVVGKEHRVERCRFLDNGNLGLTVLGTDEAHGWQPVPNRPPQDIVVADSEFRGNNTRGFDPTWQAGGVKASMSCNGLTLHALRVEDNNGPGIWIDVLSRNVVVQRSLARRNSVGVAVEIMDGALIRNNMILGNEFGIIVAASNDVFIRNNTLAGNGLGVLVQGLPRQEHNEMRRVSLRNNLFVASQGTDIVLQENESLGATGNTSDYNVFLRASGDPLVVLTDDASQSPTVSGLESIRAKTGLEENSRAAAKRLEKVLEPEALRPEPGDIALDAGTPDAAMGAVDYFGNPRSVPSAPGGKALPDAGAVEYQGG comes from the coding sequence ATGTTGCGGGTTTCATGCCGCATTATTTTCCTTGTCGTGTTGTTGCTGTTGCTGCCCGCTGGCGTATGTGCGGCGGCCGAGTATCATGTGGACAACCGGGACCCCGGCGCCGACGACAAGGGCGTGTGCTCCGCCGGGAAGCCGTGCCGCACCATCACCGCCGCGGTGCAGCGCGCCCAGGCCGGGGATACCGTGCTGATCCACGAAGGCGAGTACCGCGAGGCCCTGGACCTGCCGAGAAGCGGCAATTCTCCGGACACGCCCATCCGCATAGCGGCCGCTGAGGGCGAAAAGGTCGTGGTCAAAGGCTCGGACCGCGTCACCGGCTGGCAGCCCGCCGGCAACGGTGTGTGGAAGCGTCCGGGCTGGCCGGTCAACAGCCAGCAGGTGTTCGTGGACGGCGTGCAGCTCGCGCAGATCGGCGCGGCCTCGCCGTTCCATACTTTGGTGAACAACGGCCACGTCTTCCTGCCGCCCATCGGCGACGGGCCGGGCGACCTTGTGGAGCGTTCCTTTTTCTATGACGCGTCGTCCAAGACGCTGTACATCCGGCTTGCTCCGGGGGCGGACCCCAATGCGCAGCTCGTGGAAGCCTCGGTGCGGCCCTTTGTTCTGATCCCCCGGGAGCGGAGCTTCATCGTCCTGGATGGGCTGGAGTTCGCGCACTCCAACCTCACCTCGCTGGGCATCTACGGCTCCATGGTCAATGCCTGGGGCACGGGCTGGCTGGTGAGCAACTGCACTTTCCGCCAGTCGGACTTCTCGGGACTCGCCGTGGTGGGCAAGGAGCACCGCGTGGAGCGCTGCCGGTTTCTGGACAACGGCAATCTGGGGCTCACCGTCCTGGGTACGGACGAGGCCCATGGCTGGCAACCCGTGCCCAACCGGCCGCCCCAGGACATCGTGGTGGCAGACTCCGAGTTCCGCGGCAACAACACGCGCGGCTTTGATCCTACCTGGCAGGCCGGCGGCGTGAAGGCGTCCATGTCCTGCAATGGGCTCACGCTCCACGCCCTGCGCGTGGAGGATAACAACGGTCCGGGAATCTGGATCGACGTGCTGAGCCGCAACGTGGTGGTGCAGCGCAGCCTTGCCCGCCGCAACAGCGTGGGCGTGGCCGTGGAGATCATGGACGGGGCCTTGATCCGCAACAACATGATCCTGGGCAACGAGTTCGGGATCATCGTGGCCGCATCCAACGACGTCTTCATCCGCAACAACACGCTGGCCGGCAACGGCCTGGGCGTGCTCGTCCAGGGCCTGCCGCGGCAGGAGCACAACGAGATGCGCCGCGTCTCCCTGCGCAACAATCTTTTCGTGGCCTCCCAGGGCACGGACATCGTGCTTCAGGAGAACGAGTCTCTGGGCGCGACGGGCAACACCTCGGACTACAACGTGTTCCTGCGGGCGAGCGGCGACCCCCTCGTGGTGCTCACGGACGACGCTTCGCAGTCTCCCACCGTGTCGGGCCTGGAGTCCATTCGCGCCAAGACCGGCCTGGAGGAAAACTCCCGCGCCGCAGCAAAGCGCTTGGAGAAGGTGTTGGAGCCCGAAGCCCTGCGGCCCGAGCCAGGGGATATCGCGCTGGACGCCGGAACCCCGGACGCGGCCATGGGTGCCGTGGATTACTTCGGCAATCCGCGTTCGGTGCCGTCCGCTCCAGGCGGAAAAGCGCTACCGGATGCCGGCGCGGTGGAATATCAGGGCGGCTGA
- a CDS encoding glycosyltransferase family 4 protein, with product MKILTAHNHYAAHGGECVVFMREAEALRAAGHEVATLTRTSADNGHGLIARIRLAASSFHCKDAVCEAEDIIRDFAPDIVHFHNLYPRISPSVMLACSRAGIPVVYTCHNFRTVCPVGTFSNGSSDCFRCTPRNTLPCIARNCRGSLPESMVYALRNMAAWNRGAWNAVTLFIAPSHAVRDTLATRGLIGEKIRVVYNPVPIPERPADPARGEYVAFAGRPSAEKGFAQLFAAAAMLPEIPFRVAGNGFDAVASQAPTNVSFAGHLPESGMQEFWRNARLAVVPSCYIEPFGLTAAEAQATGLPVVAFDTGGLSEIVGDGVTGALCPCGDVPALASQIDRIWKDTDMQRSMGEKGRERAASLFSMDAHMERLLAAYAEAVELARAESSTP from the coding sequence ATGAAGATTCTGACCGCCCACAACCACTACGCCGCCCACGGCGGCGAGTGCGTGGTGTTCATGCGCGAGGCGGAGGCCCTGCGCGCGGCAGGGCACGAGGTGGCCACCCTCACCCGCACCAGCGCGGACAACGGCCATGGGCTCATCGCCAGAATCCGGCTGGCCGCCTCCAGCTTCCACTGCAAGGACGCCGTGTGCGAGGCGGAGGACATCATCCGGGACTTCGCGCCCGACATCGTCCATTTCCACAACCTCTACCCGCGCATATCGCCGTCCGTGATGCTGGCCTGCAGCCGCGCCGGAATCCCGGTGGTCTACACCTGCCACAACTTCCGCACCGTCTGCCCGGTGGGCACGTTCAGCAACGGCAGCAGCGACTGCTTCCGCTGCACGCCGCGGAACACCCTGCCCTGCATCGCGCGTAACTGCCGGGGGTCCTTGCCCGAAAGCATGGTCTACGCCCTGCGCAACATGGCGGCCTGGAACCGCGGCGCATGGAACGCCGTCACCCTGTTCATCGCACCAAGCCACGCCGTGCGCGATACCCTTGCCACCCGCGGCCTGATCGGTGAAAAGATACGGGTGGTATACAACCCGGTGCCCATCCCCGAGCGCCCGGCCGACCCGGCCCGCGGCGAGTACGTCGCCTTTGCCGGCCGGCCCTCGGCCGAGAAAGGTTTCGCCCAGCTCTTTGCCGCGGCCGCCATGCTGCCGGAGATTCCCTTCCGCGTTGCCGGCAACGGCTTCGATGCGGTCGCCTCCCAGGCGCCGACCAATGTTTCCTTTGCAGGCCACCTGCCGGAATCCGGCATGCAGGAGTTCTGGCGCAACGCGCGCCTGGCCGTGGTTCCGAGCTGCTACATAGAACCCTTCGGCCTGACGGCGGCTGAGGCCCAGGCCACGGGCCTGCCCGTGGTCGCCTTCGATACGGGCGGCCTGAGCGAGATCGTGGGGGATGGCGTGACCGGCGCGCTGTGCCCGTGCGGCGACGTGCCGGCGCTGGCAAGCCAGATCGACCGCATCTGGAAGGACACGGACATGCAGCGCTCCATGGGCGAGAAAGGCAGGGAACGCGCCGCCTCGCTGTTCTCCATGGACGCGCACATGGAGCGCCTTCTGGCCGCATACGCCGAGGCCGTCGAGCTGGCCCGCGCGGAGAGCTCAACGCCATGA
- a CDS encoding ExeA family protein: MNSVQVGRGLIVISGPIGSGKTTLSQKLVNTLSQETQLIWLAEPPKDAMELFSFVARELGVEEGGSSSFILQRIRERLLLNNEQGRTCLLIIDESHHMNDDVFEAVRVLTNLEQLTFKLMQILLLGQPELMVLLNQQKLEPLRQRIAILHKLDRLRPGEAREYIASRLQTAGANTEVFTKAAMALAAHVSGGIPRLINNICQMALQHTFERGGDVVRVEDVKAASVELGYGNLAQEYLAWFKERANELRSQRLKASQAQPNAQVEQVLQRTAQSGPGASGAADLQAAPNPAGQDQPAEESGDVFAMNDLPEEDATETPFDMQLRGARDAPPPKSRRHVYVLAASVLLFAAGMVYHLYRTGALDIW, encoded by the coding sequence ATGAACTCAGTGCAGGTGGGCAGGGGGCTCATTGTCATCTCCGGCCCCATCGGCTCCGGCAAGACAACGCTCAGCCAGAAGCTCGTCAACACGCTCTCGCAGGAAACCCAGCTCATCTGGCTGGCCGAGCCGCCCAAGGACGCCATGGAGCTCTTCTCCTTTGTGGCCAGAGAGCTTGGCGTGGAAGAGGGCGGGTCCAGCTCCTTCATACTTCAGAGAATCCGGGAACGGCTGCTGCTGAACAATGAGCAGGGCCGGACGTGCCTGCTCATCATCGACGAATCGCACCACATGAACGACGACGTCTTCGAGGCCGTGCGGGTGCTCACCAATCTGGAGCAGTTGACCTTCAAGCTCATGCAGATCCTGCTGCTGGGCCAGCCGGAGCTTATGGTGTTGCTCAACCAGCAGAAGCTGGAGCCCCTGCGGCAGCGCATCGCCATATTGCACAAGCTGGACAGGCTGCGGCCCGGCGAGGCGCGCGAGTACATCGCGAGCCGGCTGCAGACGGCCGGCGCTAACACCGAGGTTTTCACCAAGGCGGCCATGGCCCTGGCGGCCCACGTGTCCGGCGGCATCCCGCGGCTCATCAACAATATCTGCCAGATGGCGCTGCAGCACACCTTTGAGCGCGGCGGCGACGTGGTCCGTGTGGAGGACGTGAAGGCGGCCAGCGTGGAGCTGGGCTACGGCAACCTGGCGCAGGAGTATCTGGCGTGGTTCAAGGAGCGCGCCAACGAGCTGCGCTCCCAGCGGCTCAAGGCGTCGCAGGCGCAGCCGAACGCCCAGGTCGAGCAGGTGCTGCAGCGAACCGCCCAGTCCGGGCCAGGCGCATCCGGAGCGGCGGATCTGCAGGCGGCCCCGAACCCTGCCGGACAGGATCAGCCGGCAGAGGAAAGCGGAGACGTGTTTGCGATGAACGACCTCCCCGAGGAAGACGCCACCGAGACGCCGTTCGATATGCAGCTGCGGGGCGCGCGCGACGCACCTCCCCCCAAAAGCAGACGGCATGTCTATGTGCTCGCGGCCTCGGTGCTGCTTTTTGCCGCGGGTATGGTCTACCACCTGTACCGTACAGGGGCGTTGGACATCTGGTGA
- a CDS encoding MBOAT family O-acyltransferase: MNYTSLSFWLLFFAVAGVCLAARVVFRRTLHTESNTVDLVLLALASLAMFACFSPLSCGILIVEAGLTLLLTRAAVQAETRSRSRAVLAANLFVLLGTLAFFKYVNPALTAGAAGAPLAPWLPPGISFYTLAMAAFAIDSVREKERPPNLLLSGNMFAFFPLVLSGPIERKGHLIPQLRRFAFTLRLPDAAAGLPWIVLGFFFKFVLADNIGPFIHTQPADNAYLVWLASLLFGLKLYFDFAGYSFIALGVARLFGVELQLNFLAPFLSTSIREFWRRWHVTLLTWLRDYVYIPMGGNRTGIWFVNVLVVWLLSGAWHGSSLNYLCWGLLHACYIGLERLLSPIFKLPRFFAWVVTFTAVTFSWVVFYERDMETLLHKARTLVRPSAYSGRMLAEALRHYPIGDILPLAGILALSLCILWCELVHKHDANPYAVLLDVRVAIFLAACLPLLSAGVSTPFVYFAF, translated from the coding sequence GTGAACTACACGAGCCTTTCCTTCTGGCTGCTTTTCTTTGCCGTGGCCGGGGTGTGCCTCGCCGCGCGCGTCGTTTTCCGCCGTACCCTGCACACGGAATCCAACACCGTGGACCTGGTGTTGCTGGCTCTCGCCAGCCTTGCCATGTTCGCCTGCTTCAGCCCCCTCTCCTGCGGCATTCTCATCGTCGAGGCCGGGCTGACACTGCTGCTCACGCGCGCCGCTGTCCAGGCCGAAACAAGGAGCCGGAGCAGAGCCGTCCTTGCCGCGAACCTCTTCGTGTTGCTGGGAACCCTGGCGTTCTTCAAGTATGTCAACCCGGCGCTGACGGCCGGCGCGGCCGGCGCTCCCCTGGCTCCATGGCTGCCGCCAGGCATTTCCTTCTACACCCTTGCCATGGCCGCCTTCGCCATAGACAGCGTACGCGAGAAGGAACGCCCGCCGAACCTTCTGCTTTCCGGCAACATGTTCGCGTTCTTCCCGCTGGTGCTCTCCGGCCCCATCGAGCGCAAGGGCCATCTCATCCCGCAGCTCAGGCGCTTCGCCTTCACGCTGCGTCTGCCGGATGCGGCCGCCGGCCTGCCGTGGATCGTGCTCGGCTTCTTCTTCAAGTTCGTGCTGGCGGACAACATCGGGCCGTTCATCCACACCCAGCCCGCGGACAACGCCTACCTCGTCTGGCTGGCCTCCCTGCTCTTCGGCCTCAAGCTCTACTTCGACTTTGCCGGATACAGCTTCATCGCCCTGGGCGTGGCGCGGCTCTTTGGCGTGGAGCTGCAGCTCAACTTTCTGGCGCCGTTTCTGTCCACCTCCATCCGCGAGTTCTGGCGGCGCTGGCACGTAACCCTGCTCACCTGGCTGCGCGACTACGTGTACATTCCCATGGGCGGCAACCGCACCGGCATCTGGTTCGTCAACGTGCTCGTGGTCTGGCTGCTTTCCGGCGCATGGCACGGCAGCAGCCTCAACTACCTCTGCTGGGGCCTTCTGCATGCCTGCTACATAGGCCTGGAGCGCCTGTTGTCCCCAATCTTCAAGCTGCCGCGCTTCTTTGCCTGGGTCGTCACCTTCACGGCCGTGACCTTCTCGTGGGTAGTGTTCTACGAAAGGGACATGGAAACGCTGCTGCACAAGGCGCGCACTCTGGTTAGGCCGTCGGCGTACTCCGGCCGCATGCTTGCGGAGGCCCTGAGGCATTACCCGATTGGCGACATCCTGCCCCTGGCCGGAATCCTGGCTCTATCCCTGTGCATTCTGTGGTGCGAGCTCGTCCACAAGCATGATGCCAATCCCTACGCCGTGCTGCTGGACGTCCGCGTGGCCATCTTCCTGGCCGCGTGCCTGCCTTTGCTCAGCGCCGGCGTATCCACCCCCTTCGTCTACTTCGCCTTCTAG
- a CDS encoding WecB/TagA/CpsF family glycosyltransferase, whose amino-acid sequence MTAMPKKYPVFGVLVSATTYDEAATCIMEKAAARESCVSTYMPVHSLMLAARNPEYRAIVNSFELACPDGQPVRHALAMLHGRTLPDRVYGPQHMLVLCERAARQNIPVYLYGSTPRVVEKLGDTLRERFPGLDVAYCESPPFRTLSDAELIETAERFNASGAGLFFIGLGCPRQDEFAARIRDKVHGALLCVGAAFDFHAGEKPMAPAWMQRHSLEWLFRLCKEPRRLFGRYFVYNSLFLAYLGRDILRRRLGIGRNEQSTDEKDTRP is encoded by the coding sequence ATGACAGCCATGCCTAAAAAATATCCAGTCTTCGGCGTGCTCGTCAGCGCCACCACGTACGACGAGGCCGCCACGTGCATCATGGAGAAGGCCGCGGCACGCGAGAGCTGCGTGTCCACCTACATGCCCGTGCACAGCCTGATGCTCGCGGCACGCAACCCGGAGTACCGCGCCATCGTCAACTCCTTCGAGCTGGCCTGCCCGGACGGCCAACCCGTGCGCCACGCCCTGGCCATGCTCCACGGCCGCACCCTGCCGGACCGCGTCTACGGGCCGCAGCACATGCTCGTGCTCTGCGAACGCGCAGCGCGGCAAAACATCCCCGTTTACCTCTACGGCAGCACCCCCCGGGTGGTGGAGAAGCTTGGGGACACGCTCCGCGAGCGCTTTCCGGGGCTCGATGTGGCCTACTGCGAATCCCCGCCATTCCGCACGCTCAGCGATGCCGAGCTGATTGAAACGGCCGAGCGGTTCAACGCCAGCGGAGCCGGCCTCTTTTTCATCGGTCTGGGCTGCCCGCGGCAGGACGAGTTCGCGGCGCGCATCCGGGACAAGGTGCACGGCGCGCTGCTCTGCGTGGGTGCGGCGTTCGATTTCCACGCCGGCGAAAAGCCCATGGCTCCGGCCTGGATGCAGCGCCACTCCCTGGAGTGGCTGTTCCGGCTGTGCAAGGAGCCGCGCCGGCTCTTCGGCCGGTACTTCGTCTACAACAGCCTGTTCCTGGCCTACCTGGGCCGGGATATCCTCCGCCGGCGGCTGGGCATCGGACGGAACGAACAAAGCACTGACGAGAAGGACACACGGCCGTGA